Genomic DNA from Actinopolymorpha sp. NPDC004070:
TCCCACCGGGCCTCCAGCCCGCGCAGTGTCTCCTCGCGGTCGGCGAGCTCGGCGCGCAGCGCGGCCAGGCGCTCCTGGCTGGCCGCGTCGTCCTCCTTGGACAGGGCCAGCTCCTCCATCCGCATCCGGTCGACCTGCCGGCGCAGCTCGTCGATCTCCACCGGGCTGGAGTCGATCTCCATCCGCAGCCGGCTGGCCGACTCGTCCACCAGGTCGATCGCCTTGTCGGGCAGCTTGCGCCCGGTGATGTAGCGGTTGGACAGGGTGGCGGCGGCGACCAGGGCGGCGTCGGCGATCTGCACCTTGTGGTGCGCCTCGTAGCGTTCGCGCAGGCCGCGCAGGATCGCGATGGTGTCCTCGACGGACGGCTCACCGACGAACACCTGCTGGAACCGGCGTTCGAGGGCGGGGTCCTTCTCGATCCGCTGGCGGTACTCGTCCAGCGTGGTCGCTCCGATCATCCGCAGCTCACCGCGGGCCAGCATCGGCTTGAGCATGTTGCCCGCGTCCATCGAGCTGTCCCCGGACGCACCCGCGCCGACGACAGTGTGGAGTTCGTCGATGAACGTGATGACCTGGCCGTTGCTCTCCTTGATCTCGTTGAGTACGGCCTTCAGGCGTTCTTCGAACTCACCGCGATACTTCGCGCCGGCGACCATCGAACCCAGGTCGAGCGCCACCAGCCGGCGGCCCTTCAGCGACTCGGGTACGTCACCGGCGACGATGCGCTGGGCGAGCCCCTCCACGACGGCGGTCTTGCCGACGCCGGGCTCGCCGATCAGGACGGGGTTGTTCTTCGTACGCCGGGACAGCACCTGGATCACCCGGCGCACCTCGGAGTCCCGGCCGATCACCGGGTCGAGCTTGCCCTCGCGGGCGCGTTCGGTGAGGTCGACGGAGTACTTCGACAGTGCCTTGTAGGTGCCCTCGGGGTCCGGCGTGGTCACCCGCGCGGAGCCGCGGACCTGGGCGAACGCCGCCAGCAGGGCGTCGGCGCTGGCGCCGGCCCGGGTCAGGACGTCCTTCGCGGGCCCGGCCACGGTCGCGAGCCCGACCAGGAGGTGCTCGGTGGAGACGTACTCGTCACCGAGTTCGGTCGCCTGGTCCTGCGCGACCTGCATGACCTGGTAGAGCGGACGGGACAGTCCGGGCGCCTGCACGGTCGACCCGCTTGCCGCTGGCAACCGCCCGGCGGCGTCGGCGGCGGACTTCTCCACCGTCCGGCGGTCGGCGCCGACCGCCTCGAGGAGGCTCGCCGCGGTGCCTTCGGGCTCGTCGACGAGCGCGATCAGCAGGTGGACGGGCTCCACGGCCGGGTTGCCGCCGTTGGCCGCCCGGCGGATCGCGGCCGAGAGCGCGTCCTGGCTCTTGGTCGTCAGTTTCTGTGCATCCATGGTTTCCGTGTCCCCGGTTTCGGTGTCCCCGTCGTGATCATCGGGTCTTCTGCTGGTTTGAACCATCTCGAAGTTGAGTCCATTCCACTCAACTTCGAGACCGTTCGGGGCCCTGGGTCATGGGTGGTCATGGCCGGCCCCGCGAGGTCAGGGCTGTCGCCGACGCCGAGCCCGGCCCTTCCAGACCACGACGGCCTGGCTCGGGCGGGGCAGGAGCTCGGGGAGATAGGCCGCCTGCTCGGCGGCACGTTCGAACATCAACCGGGCGTCATCGAGCGCGCCCTCCAGCTCCTGGACTCGGGTGCCGAGCGCCTCGACCACCGACTCCAGCTCAAGGATCCGGCGTACACCTTCCAGGCCGATGCCCGCGGCGGTGAGCTCGGTGACGTGCCGCAGGGTCTCGATGTCCCGGAGGGAGTAGCGCCGGCCGCCGCCCCCGGACCGGCCCGGCGTTACCAGGCCGAGCCGGTCGTAGGTGCGGAGCGTCTGCGGGTGCAGGCCGGTGAGCTCGGCCGCGACGCTGATGACGTACACCGGCGTCTCGGCGTCCATCGACACGTCGAAGGCGGGCCGGGAGCGGCGGGAGCCGTCCGGCGAGCCGGCGCGAGTGCTCGTCATCGCACGCCTTCCTTCCCGTCGTACTCACCGCGAGCCGCGTCGGCGCCGGTCGCCCGGCGGTAGGCGTCGAGGGCTTCCCTGGCCTTGTCGTCGAGATGGTCCGGAACGACCACCTCCACAGTGACCAGCAGGTCGCCCTTGGTGCCGTCCCTGCGGGCCGCGCCCTTGCCGCGTACGCGGAACGTACGGCCGTTGGGGGTGCCCGGCGGAACCTTCAGGGTGACCAGCGGGCCGGCGAGGGTGGGCACCTTCACCTCACCACCGAGCGCCGCCTCGGGGAACGAGATCGGCACGGTGACGGTGAGGTGCTCGCCCTTGCGGCCGAACCGCTCGTCGGCATGCACGTGCACGGTGACGTACAGGTCGCCGGCGGGTCCGCCGCGCTCGCCGGCGGCACCCTTGCCGCGCAGACGGATGCGCTGGTTGTCGTACACCCCGGCCGGGATGCGCACCTGCATGGTGCGGGCCGACTCCGCCCGGCCCGAGCCGTGGCAGGTGGGGCACGGGTTGTCGACCACCAGGCCGCGGCCCCGGCAGGAGCGGCACGGCTCGGTCATCGCCAGCCGGCCACCCTGGGAGGTGGCCCGCATCCCGACACCCTCGCAGTCCGGGCACACCCGCGGCATCGTGCCGGCCTTCGCACCGGTGCCCGAACACGCCGGGCACGGCGCGTCGCTGGTCATCCGGAGCGGGACCGTCACTCCGTCGACCGCGTCACGGAATCCGATGGTGACCTCGGTCTCCACGTCGGCACCCCGGCGCGGGCGGGTGCCCGGCGGGGTCCGGGTGCGCCCACCGGTGAAGATGCCACCGAGGATGTCGCCCAGACCGCCGCCCCCGCGGTTGCCGCCCTGCTGGGTGAAGATGTCGCCGAGGTCGAACGGGAACCCGCCGCCGGCCTGGCCGCCGGTCCCTCCGCCGCCGCCGGGGAAGCGGAACCCGCCTCCGCCGAACAGCGACCGTGCCTCGTCGTACTCCTTGCGCTTGGCCGGGTCGGAGAGGACGGAGTAGGCCTCGGAAACCTCCTTGAACCGCTCCTCCGCCTTCGCGTCACCCCGGTTGGCGTCGGGGTGGTTCGCCCGGGCGAGCTTGCGGTAGGACTTCTTGATCTCCTCGGGCTTCGCATCCTTGGAGACGCCGAGCACCTTGTAGAAGTCCTTCTCGAGCCATTCCTTCGTGCCCATGGTGCTCCCCACCTCCCCCTTGCTCAGCCGTTGCCGGTCGGCGGCTGGTCATCGGCGCCCGCCTCGCCGTCGTTGCCCTCGGCCGGACCCCCGTCGGCACCGGAGGCCGGATCGGCGTCGGCACTCGGCGCCACCTGCTCCGGCGGCAGCCCGACGGTGGGTTCGGTGACCGCCACCCGCGCCGGTCGCAGCACTCGCTCGCCCAGCCGGTAGCCCGGCTGGAGGATGGCCGTGCACGTCGGCCCCGACACGTCGTCGGAGTACGCGTGCATGAGGGCGTCGTGCACCCGCGGGTCGAACTCGTCGCCGGCCTCGCCGAACTTCACCAGTCCGAGCTTGGACAACGAGGTCTCCAGCGCCTCGGCCACAGCCTTGAAGCCGCCGGACAGCTCCTCGTGCTCACGGGCCCGGCCGATGTCGTCGAGGACC
This window encodes:
- a CDS encoding MerR family transcriptional regulator, with translation MTSTRAGSPDGSRRSRPAFDVSMDAETPVYVISVAAELTGLHPQTLRTYDRLGLVTPGRSGGGGRRYSLRDIETLRHVTELTAAGIGLEGVRRILELESVVEALGTRVQELEGALDDARLMFERAAEQAAYLPELLPRPSQAVVVWKGRARRRRQP
- the dnaJ gene encoding molecular chaperone DnaJ, which encodes MGTKEWLEKDFYKVLGVSKDAKPEEIKKSYRKLARANHPDANRGDAKAEERFKEVSEAYSVLSDPAKRKEYDEARSLFGGGGFRFPGGGGGTGGQAGGGFPFDLGDIFTQQGGNRGGGGLGDILGGIFTGGRTRTPPGTRPRRGADVETEVTIGFRDAVDGVTVPLRMTSDAPCPACSGTGAKAGTMPRVCPDCEGVGMRATSQGGRLAMTEPCRSCRGRGLVVDNPCPTCHGSGRAESARTMQVRIPAGVYDNQRIRLRGKGAAGERGGPAGDLYVTVHVHADERFGRKGEHLTVTVPISFPEAALGGEVKVPTLAGPLVTLKVPPGTPNGRTFRVRGKGAARRDGTKGDLLVTVEVVVPDHLDDKAREALDAYRRATGADAARGEYDGKEGVR
- the grpE gene encoding nucleotide exchange factor GrpE, producing the protein MSQAEGHDGPVVHDRRRIDPRTGEIREEARATASSPGAGDAADPDTEATARPGEPGDAEEAPAASAAEVEALKSAVVERTNDLKRLQAEYVNYKRRVDRDRQANQEQAVGSVLTELLPVLDDIGRAREHEELSGGFKAVAEALETSLSKLGLVKFGEAGDEFDPRVHDALMHAYSDDVSGPTCTAILQPGYRLGERVLRPARVAVTEPTVGLPPEQVAPSADADPASGADGGPAEGNDGEAGADDQPPTGNG
- the clpB gene encoding ATP-dependent chaperone ClpB, with product MDAQKLTTKSQDALSAAIRRAANGGNPAVEPVHLLIALVDEPEGTAASLLEAVGADRRTVEKSAADAAGRLPAASGSTVQAPGLSRPLYQVMQVAQDQATELGDEYVSTEHLLVGLATVAGPAKDVLTRAGASADALLAAFAQVRGSARVTTPDPEGTYKALSKYSVDLTERAREGKLDPVIGRDSEVRRVIQVLSRRTKNNPVLIGEPGVGKTAVVEGLAQRIVAGDVPESLKGRRLVALDLGSMVAGAKYRGEFEERLKAVLNEIKESNGQVITFIDELHTVVGAGASGDSSMDAGNMLKPMLARGELRMIGATTLDEYRQRIEKDPALERRFQQVFVGEPSVEDTIAILRGLRERYEAHHKVQIADAALVAAATLSNRYITGRKLPDKAIDLVDESASRLRMEIDSSPVEIDELRRQVDRMRMEELALSKEDDAASQERLAALRAELADREETLRGLEARWEKEKSGLNHVGEVKQRLDDLRVQSERAQREGDLETAARILYGEIPQLEKELREAGEAPVEVTDTVPMVRDEVGPDEVAEVVSAWTGIPTGRLLEGETGKLLRMEDELGHRLIGQRRAVAAVSDAVRRARAGVSDPDRPTGSFLFLGPTGVGKTELAKALAEFLFDDERAMVRIDMSEYAEKHSVSRLVGAPPGYVGYEEGGQLTEAVRRRPYSVILLDEVEKAHPEVFDVLLQVLDDGRLTDGQGRTVDFRNVILILTSNMGSQYLADPALAEEKKRELVMNVVRTSFKPEFLNRLDEVVLFDPLGTEELTRIVELQISALARRLADRRIRLEVTDGAKEWLALTGYDPVYGARPLRRLVQSAIGDGLARKLLAGEVRDGNRVLVDVNDANDSLEIDLVPSEPARVA